In Synergistales bacterium, the following proteins share a genomic window:
- a CDS encoding DUF2993 domain-containing protein, translating into MSRLFNYTKVAIIIIFFHVCFFSTLPIMANNRATDPAVATSEDLLQLLVEEIKPERLHVIVDHPPNGSNVIGHLYLAAKNAELGGVRIASLEVEAMDVQLAPVENDRKQGAPPNKYKIESTLLTYCFAKLTEKDLNDSVHKKQFENDEDQWKELLFDFGSESLYAKGLITVDWLFTFDVLLELTGELTLERGKEIWLSDYTLSVNNRSVPQFVARKAIQRLQPLLDMDRFPFPVFLKQLVLTEEELTIATRARPDPFQGISLFHPSSWRPESAATDYGQDNPE; encoded by the coding sequence ATGTCGCGTTTATTTAATTACACTAAAGTAGCTATAATAATTATTTTTTTTCATGTATGCTTTTTTTCAACCTTGCCCATAATGGCCAACAACAGAGCGACTGATCCCGCTGTAGCCACTTCAGAAGATTTATTGCAACTGCTTGTAGAAGAAATTAAACCTGAAAGACTCCACGTGATTGTTGATCATCCGCCCAACGGCAGCAATGTGATCGGACATCTCTACCTTGCTGCCAAGAATGCCGAACTCGGAGGGGTGCGGATAGCCTCCCTCGAGGTGGAGGCCATGGACGTCCAGCTTGCTCCGGTGGAAAACGACCGGAAGCAGGGCGCTCCTCCCAACAAATATAAAATTGAAAGCACGCTCCTGACATATTGCTTCGCCAAATTGACCGAAAAAGACTTAAATGACTCTGTCCACAAGAAACAGTTCGAAAACGATGAAGATCAATGGAAGGAGCTGTTGTTTGACTTTGGCTCGGAATCTCTCTACGCTAAAGGGTTAATTACAGTTGACTGGTTGTTTACCTTCGACGTCCTCCTCGAGTTGACAGGTGAACTGACGCTGGAAAGAGGGAAGGAAATATGGCTTTCCGACTACACACTTTCGGTCAACAATCGATCAGTGCCTCAGTTTGTCGCCAGAAAAGCAATCCAGCGGTTACAGCCGCTCCTGGATATGGATCGGTTTCCCTTTCCAGTCTTTCTCAAGCAGTTGGTCCTCACCGAGGAGGAACTGACCATCGCAACCAGAGCTCGTCCAGACCCGTTCCAGGGAATCTCGTTATTCCATCCATCCAGCTGGCGTCCGGAATCCGCGGCCACAGATTATGGGCAGGATAACCCAGAATAA